GGTCGAGCGGCGGGCGGTGAGGCCGGGCCCGTCTTCAGGCGCCCCGGGTGGCGCGCAGGCTGGGGCCTCTGCTGAGACCGCGCTGCTGGCCGGCGTGTCAGAAGGCGAGCAGGTGGTGGTGAGCAGTCCGCAACCGTTGCGCGATGGCATGAAAGTAAAAGTTGAGGAAGGGAAGTAGCGCATGGTTCGAGTGGACGGCGAAAATAACGGGCTGGCTCTGATTCAAGTTCGCAATATCGACATGAAGTATCGCCGCGGCAGCGAAGAAATTCATGTGCTGCAAGGGTTGAGCCTGGATGTGAACGAGGGCGAGTTTGTCGCCTTCATGGGGCCAAGTGGCTCGGGCAAGACCACGTTGTTAAATTTAATCGGCGGGTTGGACACCCCCACGTCCGGCAGCATCCGCGTGGGTGGCGAGGAAATTTCTGAATTAAGTTCCGCCGAGCTGACCACGTGGCGGGCGCGCAACGTCGGCTTCATTTTCCAGATGTACAACCTGCTTCCCGTGCTGACCGCGTTCCAGAATGTCGAGCTGCCGCTGCTGCTGACAAAACTTTCCCGCGCGGATCGCCGGAGGCATGTGGACGCCGCTTTATCGCTGGTCGGATTGGAAGACCGCATGAAACATTATCCGAGTCAGTTGTCGGGCGGACAGGGACAGCGCGTGGCCATCGCTCGCGCGATTGTCGCCGACCCAACATTCCTGCTCTGCGACGAGCCGACCGGCGACCTCGACCGCAAGAGCGCGCACGAGATACTCGACCTGCTCACTGCGTTGTCGAAGGAACATGGCAAGACGATCTTGATGGTTACGCACGATCCGCTGGCCGCCGAACATGCCGACACCATCCTGCATCTCGACAAAGGCGAGCTGGTGGAGACCGTGCGGGCCGAGGCGCGAGCGTAAGCGGCCAGGCGCGGCCTGTAGCCCAGGAAGTGCTGGGCGTTGAGTTTATAGGTAATTTCCTATATCATTAAAGTTGAGCCTGTGACGAACACATTAATCCCCGCTATGCGGCCCTTGGTATGACTAGGAAATTCACGGCGGAACGTGCAGGAATTTCCCAAGGAAGCCCAAAAGCTGCTTGGCGATGAAATCCAGCTCATCCAGTATGGCGGCATGCCGACGGATGCCAAGCGATTCAAAGGAGCGGGCAGCGGCGTGATCGAGATTGCCCTGCGGCATGACACCAACGCCTACCGTGCGGTTCTGGCGGTTCAGTTGGAGAAGAACATTTATGTGCTGCATGCCTTCCAGAAGAAGTCGAAGACCAGCGATAAGACTCCGCTGCCCGATCTGGCCCTGATTGAAAAGCGCTACCTGGAAGCCAAGGAGCTTGTGAAAAATGAAGAAGAAGCCTCCCATTGAATTTGAAAAAAGCAGCGGCAATGTTTTTGCCGATCTGGGATTGCCCGATGCGAGTGAATTGTTTGCCAGGGCGCAGCTGGGGTTCAACATCTCTAAAATCCTTGCAGCCAGAAAATTGAAACAGCGCGAGATTGGGTCAATCCTGGAGATCAAGCAGCCAGAAGTGTCGCATCTGATGAATGGCCATTACAGCCGGTTCACCATGGACAAGCTGCTGGAGTTCCTCAAGCGGCTGGACCAAAAAGTGACCATCCAAATCCGGCCGCATCGTCCCGGCGAGCCCTATCAGGAAGTTTCGGCACGGTTGTGAATGCTATGAAGCACCTGCACATTCTGTTCGGCAATCTGCGCCGGAAAAAAATCCGAACGATACTCACGGTCGGTTCATTCGCCGTGGCCATGTTTTTGTTCGGCATTTTGGTAGTGGTGCGCCTGGCGTTCCAAGCGGGCGTGGATATCGCCGGCGTGGACCGGCTCATCATCATCAACCGCACCTCAATCATTCAGCCGATGCCGCTCGCGCATCGCGACCGCATCCTGCGCGTACCAAGTGTCACGAAGGTGACTTACTCGAACTGGTTCGGCGGCGTCTATCAAAATGAGAAAAACTTCTTTCCTATTTTTTCAATCGACAGCGAATCCTGGCTCGGTGTGTACAATGAGTTCGAAGTTCCTCCGGAGCAATGGAAAGCATTCATGGAGGACCGCGAGGGCGCCATCGTCGGCGAAAAACTGGTCGAGCGATTCGGCTGGAAACTCGGCGACCGCATTCCCATCAAGGGCACCATCTTCGCCGGCAACTGGGAGTTCAATCTGCGCGGCACCTACAAGGGCACGCGGCAGCAGGACGATCCCACGCAATTCTGGTTTCACTGGAAATATTTCGATGAACGCAAGGAATTCCAGAAGGGCATGGCCGGCTGGTACACCCTGCGCATCGACAATCCTGACAACGCCGTGCGTGCCTCCAAAGCCATCGATGCATTGTTTGTGAACTCGCCCTACGAGACCAAGACCGAGACCGAGCGCTCCTTCGCCGCCAATTGGGTGAAGCAGATGGGCAACATCGAATTCCTGATTCTCTCGATCGGCACGGTGGTAATGTTTACGTTGCTATTAGTAACTGGAAATACCATGGCCATCTCCGTGCGCGAGCGCGTGCGCGATC
This sequence is a window from Acidobacteriota bacterium. Protein-coding genes within it:
- a CDS encoding ABC transporter ATP-binding protein, which gives rise to MVRVDGENNGLALIQVRNIDMKYRRGSEEIHVLQGLSLDVNEGEFVAFMGPSGSGKTTLLNLIGGLDTPTSGSIRVGGEEISELSSAELTTWRARNVGFIFQMYNLLPVLTAFQNVELPLLLTKLSRADRRRHVDAALSLVGLEDRMKHYPSQLSGGQGQRVAIARAIVADPTFLLCDEPTGDLDRKSAHEILDLLTALSKEHGKTILMVTHDPLAAEHADTILHLDKGELVETVRAEARA
- a CDS encoding XRE family transcriptional regulator; amino-acid sequence: MKKKPPIEFEKSSGNVFADLGLPDASELFARAQLGFNISKILAARKLKQREIGSILEIKQPEVSHLMNGHYSRFTMDKLLEFLKRLDQKVTIQIRPHRPGEPYQEVSARL
- a CDS encoding FtsX-like permease family protein, with product MNAMKHLHILFGNLRRKKIRTILTVGSFAVAMFLFGILVVVRLAFQAGVDIAGVDRLIIINRTSIIQPMPLAHRDRILRVPSVTKVTYSNWFGGVYQNEKNFFPIFSIDSESWLGVYNEFEVPPEQWKAFMEDREGAIVGEKLVERFGWKLGDRIPIKGTIFAGNWEFNLRGTYKGTRQQDDPTQFWFHWKYFDERKEFQKGMAGWYTLRIDNPDNAVRASKAIDALFVNSPYETKTETERSFAANWVKQMGNIEFLILSIGTVVMFTLLLVTGNTMAISVRERVRDLAVLKAIGYSDRTVLTLIMMESLVIAAWGGAVGLGLAKLFSLRGDPTGGILPIFYLPNIWIVYGFIGALAIGSIAGVIPAVSAMRLRVVEALRRV